The following are encoded in a window of Rosa chinensis cultivar Old Blush chromosome 4, RchiOBHm-V2, whole genome shotgun sequence genomic DNA:
- the LOC112200300 gene encoding 2-hydroxyisoflavanone dehydratase codes for MASTTKEIASELPNLIKHYKDGTVERFFGFPYVPPSLNDPQTGASSKDITISHNPLVSARLYLPRNKSQKLPILVYFHCGGFFLESAFSSIHHRYLNRLVSEAQVLAVSVEYRLAPESPLPAAYEDCWTALQWVASHSIHQDGTSHKEPWLVDFGDFDRLYIGGDSAGGNLAHNIAMKAGAESLNGGVKVLGAILSHSYFWGSKPIGSEPKGEDIEKSPQCLCWNLVYPGADGGIDNPLINPMVSGAPSLAGLGCSRLLVCVAGKDELRDRSVWYYDLVKESGWKGEAELFEVEEEGHCFHILYEKETENVAKMIERLAAFLV; via the coding sequence ATGGCTTCCACCACCAAAGAAATAGCTTCAGAGCTCCCCAATCTCATCAAGCATTACAAAGATGGCACAGTCGAACGATTCTTCGGTTTTCCGTACGTCCCCCCATCTCTTAACGACCCCCAAACCGGTGCCTCCTCCAAAGACATCACCATCTCACACAACCCTTTAGTCTCTGCTCGCCTCTACCTCCCTCGAAACAAATCTCAAAAACTTCCCATCTTGGTTTACTTCCACTGCGGCGGCTTTTTCTTAGAATCGGCCTTCTCGTCCATCCACCACCGCTACCTCAACCGCCTGGTCTCCGAAGCTCAAGTTCTCGCCGTCTCAGTCGAGTATAGGCTCGCCCCGGAAAGCCCACTTCCTGCTGCTTATGAAGATTGTTGGACCGCTCTTCAATGGGTTGCTTCTCACTCAATCCATCAAGATGGTACTTCTCACAAAGAGCCCTGGCTAGTCGATTTCGGGGACTTTGATAGGCTTTACATTGGTGGAGATAGTGCTGGTGGAAATCTTGCACATAACATTGCTATGAAGGCAGGGGCTGAGAGCTTGAATGGCGGTGTGAAAGTTTTGGGGGCTATTCTGTCGCACTCGTATTTCTGGGGATCCAAGCCAATCGGGTCGGAGCCTAAAGGTGAAGACATTGAGAAGTCTCCACAGTGTCTCTGTTGGAATTTAGTTTACCCTGGTGCTGATGGAGGCATTGACAATCCATTGATTAATCCGATGGTTTCGGGTGCTCCGAGTTTGGCCGGGCTTGGGTGCTCTAGATTGCTTGTTTGTGTTGCAGGCAAGGATGAGCTGAGGGATCGAAGTGTCTGGTATTATGATTTGGTGAAGGAAAGTGGGTGGAAAGGAGAAGCGGAGTTGTTTGAAGTGGAAGAAGAGGGGCATTGTTTCCATATCTTGTATGAGAAAGAGACCGAGAATGTTGCAAAAATGATCGAACGCTTGGCTGCTTTTCTTGTCTAG